Proteins encoded by one window of Carassius auratus strain Wakin chromosome 24, ASM336829v1, whole genome shotgun sequence:
- the LOC113042191 gene encoding adenosine 3'-phospho 5'-phosphosulfate transporter 2-like isoform X2, translating into MKPTHEIKQEPADMSGKFGLGNYSSRKHISISMPSSTEVMSPHIKSVEELRVLGINLNSFNTPTQFFICVAGVFLFYLIYGYLQELIFSLEGFKPFGWYLTLVQFGLYSLFGLVELQLTQDKRRRIPCKTYMIIAFLTVGTMGLSNTSLGYLNYPTQVIFKCCKLIPVMIGGVFIQGVIFISLALCADAAIGNVQEKAMKLHNGTNSEMVLYSYSIGFVYILLGLLSFGGLGPAVSFCSQHPVTTYGYAFLFSLTGYFGISFVLALIKLFGALVAVTVTTGRKAMTIVLSFMFFSKPFTFQYVWGGLLVVFGIFLNVYSKNKDQMKLPSLAELRKLVLSRRKVRLLSQDV; encoded by the exons ATGAAACCAACACACGAAATAAAGCAG GAGCCTGCAGACATGAGTGGTAAATTTGGGCTTGGGAATTACAGCTCAAGGAAGCACATCTCCATATCCATGCCCTCATCCACAGAGGTCATGTCACCTCATATCAAATCTGTGGAGGAACTCAGAGTGCTGGGCATCAACCTGAACAGCTTCAACACACCGACACAGTTCTTCATCTGTGTGGCCGGTGTCTTCCTCTTTTACCTCATCTACGGCTACCTGCAG GAGCTGATATTCTCATTGGAGGGATTTAAGCCATTTGGCTGGTATCTGACTTTAGTGCAGTTTGGATTGTACTCCTTGTTTGGTTTAGTGGAGTTGCAGCTTACTCAGGATAAAAGGAGGAG GATACCATGCAAAACCTACATGATCATCGCTTTTTTAACAGTTGGGACCATGGGCCTATCCAACACTTCTTTAGGATACTTGAACTACCCTACACAAGTCATATTTAAGTGCTGCAAACTCATTCCTGTCATGATCGGAGGAGTTTTTATTCAAG GGGTAATTTTTATATCTCTGGCCCTCTGTGCGGATGCAGCTATTGGAAATGTGCAGGAAAAAGCCATGAAACTTCATAATGGGACCAATTCAGAGATG GTTTTGTATTCCTATTCTATTGGTTTTGTGTATATTTTGCTGGGGCTGCTGTCTTTTGGGGGGCTTGGACCTGCTGTTTCCTTCTGCTCTCAG CATCCAGTGACGACATACGGTTATGCATTCTTATTTTCACTGACGGGATATTTTGGCATTTCATTTGTCCTGGCTCTGATAAAGCTGTTTGGAGCACTGGTTGCTGTCACAG TGACTACGGGAAGGAAAGCCATGACTATTGTGTTGTCATTTATGTTCTTTTCAAAACCTTTCACTTTCCA GTACGTCTGGGGTGGTCTTCTAGTGGTGTTTGGCATCTTCCttaatgtatacagtaaaaacaaagaCCAAATGAAACTTCCCTCCTTAGCAGAGCTCAGAAAACTAGTGCTTAGCAGGAGAAAGGTGCGCCTGCTGTCTCAGGACGTGTAG
- the LOC113042191 gene encoding adenosine 3'-phospho 5'-phosphosulfate transporter 2-like isoform X3 yields the protein MSGKFGLGNYSSRKHISISMPSSTEVMSPHIKSVEELRVLGINLNSFNTPTQFFICVAGVFLFYLIYGYLQELIFSLEGFKPFGWYLTLVQFGLYSLFGLVELQLTQDKRRRIPCKTYMIIAFLTVGTMGLSNTSLGYLNYPTQVIFKCCKLIPVMIGGVFIQGKRYNVADVSAALCMSLGLIWFTLADSKIAPNFNVTGVIFISLALCADAAIGNVQEKAMKLHNGTNSEMVLYSYSIGFVYILLGLLSFGGLGPAVSFCSQHPVTTYGYAFLFSLTGYFGISFVLALIKLFGALVAVTVTTGRKAMTIVLSFMFFSKPFTFQYVWGGLLVVFGIFLNVYSKNKDQMKLPSLAELRKLVLSRRKVRLLSQDV from the exons ATGAGTGGTAAATTTGGGCTTGGGAATTACAGCTCAAGGAAGCACATCTCCATATCCATGCCCTCATCCACAGAGGTCATGTCACCTCATATCAAATCTGTGGAGGAACTCAGAGTGCTGGGCATCAACCTGAACAGCTTCAACACACCGACACAGTTCTTCATCTGTGTGGCCGGTGTCTTCCTCTTTTACCTCATCTACGGCTACCTGCAG GAGCTGATATTCTCATTGGAGGGATTTAAGCCATTTGGCTGGTATCTGACTTTAGTGCAGTTTGGATTGTACTCCTTGTTTGGTTTAGTGGAGTTGCAGCTTACTCAGGATAAAAGGAGGAG GATACCATGCAAAACCTACATGATCATCGCTTTTTTAACAGTTGGGACCATGGGCCTATCCAACACTTCTTTAGGATACTTGAACTACCCTACACAAGTCATATTTAAGTGCTGCAAACTCATTCCTGTCATGATCGGAGGAGTTTTTATTCAAG ggAAACGCTACAATGTTGCAGACGTGTCTGCTGCTCTCTGCATGAGTCTGGGTCTGATCTGGTTTACACTGGCAGACAGCAAGATTGCCCCAAACTTCAATGTAACGG GGGTAATTTTTATATCTCTGGCCCTCTGTGCGGATGCAGCTATTGGAAATGTGCAGGAAAAAGCCATGAAACTTCATAATGGGACCAATTCAGAGATG GTTTTGTATTCCTATTCTATTGGTTTTGTGTATATTTTGCTGGGGCTGCTGTCTTTTGGGGGGCTTGGACCTGCTGTTTCCTTCTGCTCTCAG CATCCAGTGACGACATACGGTTATGCATTCTTATTTTCACTGACGGGATATTTTGGCATTTCATTTGTCCTGGCTCTGATAAAGCTGTTTGGAGCACTGGTTGCTGTCACAG TGACTACGGGAAGGAAAGCCATGACTATTGTGTTGTCATTTATGTTCTTTTCAAAACCTTTCACTTTCCA GTACGTCTGGGGTGGTCTTCTAGTGGTGTTTGGCATCTTCCttaatgtatacagtaaaaacaaagaCCAAATGAAACTTCCCTCCTTAGCAGAGCTCAGAAAACTAGTGCTTAGCAGGAGAAAGGTGCGCCTGCTGTCTCAGGACGTGTAG
- the LOC113042191 gene encoding adenosine 3'-phospho 5'-phosphosulfate transporter 2-like isoform X1, with translation MKPTHEIKQEPADMSGKFGLGNYSSRKHISISMPSSTEVMSPHIKSVEELRVLGINLNSFNTPTQFFICVAGVFLFYLIYGYLQELIFSLEGFKPFGWYLTLVQFGLYSLFGLVELQLTQDKRRRIPCKTYMIIAFLTVGTMGLSNTSLGYLNYPTQVIFKCCKLIPVMIGGVFIQGKRYNVADVSAALCMSLGLIWFTLADSKIAPNFNVTGVIFISLALCADAAIGNVQEKAMKLHNGTNSEMVLYSYSIGFVYILLGLLSFGGLGPAVSFCSQHPVTTYGYAFLFSLTGYFGISFVLALIKLFGALVAVTVTTGRKAMTIVLSFMFFSKPFTFQYVWGGLLVVFGIFLNVYSKNKDQMKLPSLAELRKLVLSRRKVRLLSQDV, from the exons ATGAAACCAACACACGAAATAAAGCAG GAGCCTGCAGACATGAGTGGTAAATTTGGGCTTGGGAATTACAGCTCAAGGAAGCACATCTCCATATCCATGCCCTCATCCACAGAGGTCATGTCACCTCATATCAAATCTGTGGAGGAACTCAGAGTGCTGGGCATCAACCTGAACAGCTTCAACACACCGACACAGTTCTTCATCTGTGTGGCCGGTGTCTTCCTCTTTTACCTCATCTACGGCTACCTGCAG GAGCTGATATTCTCATTGGAGGGATTTAAGCCATTTGGCTGGTATCTGACTTTAGTGCAGTTTGGATTGTACTCCTTGTTTGGTTTAGTGGAGTTGCAGCTTACTCAGGATAAAAGGAGGAG GATACCATGCAAAACCTACATGATCATCGCTTTTTTAACAGTTGGGACCATGGGCCTATCCAACACTTCTTTAGGATACTTGAACTACCCTACACAAGTCATATTTAAGTGCTGCAAACTCATTCCTGTCATGATCGGAGGAGTTTTTATTCAAG ggAAACGCTACAATGTTGCAGACGTGTCTGCTGCTCTCTGCATGAGTCTGGGTCTGATCTGGTTTACACTGGCAGACAGCAAGATTGCCCCAAACTTCAATGTAACGG GGGTAATTTTTATATCTCTGGCCCTCTGTGCGGATGCAGCTATTGGAAATGTGCAGGAAAAAGCCATGAAACTTCATAATGGGACCAATTCAGAGATG GTTTTGTATTCCTATTCTATTGGTTTTGTGTATATTTTGCTGGGGCTGCTGTCTTTTGGGGGGCTTGGACCTGCTGTTTCCTTCTGCTCTCAG CATCCAGTGACGACATACGGTTATGCATTCTTATTTTCACTGACGGGATATTTTGGCATTTCATTTGTCCTGGCTCTGATAAAGCTGTTTGGAGCACTGGTTGCTGTCACAG TGACTACGGGAAGGAAAGCCATGACTATTGTGTTGTCATTTATGTTCTTTTCAAAACCTTTCACTTTCCA GTACGTCTGGGGTGGTCTTCTAGTGGTGTTTGGCATCTTCCttaatgtatacagtaaaaacaaagaCCAAATGAAACTTCCCTCCTTAGCAGAGCTCAGAAAACTAGTGCTTAGCAGGAGAAAGGTGCGCCTGCTGTCTCAGGACGTGTAG